A single genomic interval of Spinacia oleracea cultivar Varoflay chromosome 6, BTI_SOV_V1, whole genome shotgun sequence harbors:
- the LOC130463346 gene encoding protein FAR-RED ELONGATED HYPOCOTYL 3-like codes for MLSRQKNGFEEVPLTAKDMHNILAKNRKLQTADGNPQAMDDYFNKMQHCNQDFYHIRRIDAGGYLKDILWIDARSREAYKDFGDAVQAPREQVVNLRPDSGGAPLSHMYNERHMWVPAYMRDIFWAGMKTTQRAESINRFFDVYLHKSTTSLEFATKYMTVMEDRCRTEVEADASQIRSTRRLV; via the exons ATGTTGTCTCGCCAAAAAAATGGTTTTGAGGAAGTTCCATTAACGGCAAAAGATATGCACAATATCTTAgcaaaaaacagaaaattaCAAACAGCCGATGGGAATCCACAAGCGATGGACGATTATTTCAACAAAATGCAACATTGTAATCAGGACTTTTACCATATTCGTAGAATTGATGCGGGGGGATATTTGAAGGACATATTATGGATTGATGCTAGAAGTAGAGAAGCATACAAGGACTTTGGTGATGCA GTTCAAGCTCCACGAGAACAAGTGGTTAACCTGAGGCCTGATTCAGGAGGGGCTCCTCTTTCTCACATGTACAATGAACGTCACATGTGGGTTCCTGCTTACATGAGAGATATATTTTGGGCAGGCATGAAAACAACGCAACGGGCAGAGAGCATAAACCGTTTTTTTGATGTATACCTTCATAAGAGCACAACGTCGTTAGAATTTGCTACGAAATACATGACTGTAATGGAGGATCGATGTCGTACTGAGGTGGAAGCGGATGCATCCCAAATCCGTTCTACAAGAAGActggtgtga